A genomic region of Pyrus communis chromosome 14, drPyrComm1.1, whole genome shotgun sequence contains the following coding sequences:
- the LOC137716093 gene encoding uncharacterized protein, with amino-acid sequence MSTSSSNTWLLTLKVALISTGVVSMAVGLKLSSPLVADAVTSQVPSLWSSAISWLRPPYLYILINCIIISIVASSKLHPKPEDSHPETEPELVMVPPLTTEKISTQIQSDYAAYDGVILSEYGYDANVLPKISDSYGGGTGGVVLEEKVWVPEAVKKKEKREDRAGIDGGDENALVSTPVKTSLQRKGSMEFWLNENQKPPVSARIGHRKSVKSSPEGGKSLGVSKPKRHDTLESTWRTITDGRSIPLTRHLKKSDTWETHVRRNDENTPPPKSKVNKSETFQERSSGNSPSLARSSGSGRLRKEPSLSQDELNRRVEAFIKKFNEEMRLQRQESLNQYQEMVSRGAQPPLSH; translated from the exons ATGTCGACGAGCTCGAGCAACACCTGGTTACTCACTCTTAAGGTTGCGTTGATCTCCACTGGCGTGGTCTCCATGGCCGTGGGGCTGAAACTCTCATCTCCATTGGTCGCCGACGCCGTCACCTCCCAAGTCCCTTCTCTCTGGAGCTCCGCCATCTCCTGGCTCAGACCGCCGTATCTCTACATACTCATTAACTGCATCATCATCAGCATCGTCGCCTCCTCCAAGCTCCACCCAAAACCCGAAGATTCTCATCCGGAAACGGAGCCGGAGCTGGTGATGGTCCCTCCTCTGACGACGGAGAAGATCTCCACACAAATACAATCCGACTACGCGGCGTACGACGGCGTGATTCTGAGCGAGTACGGCTACGATGCGAATGTGCTGCCAAAGATTTCGGATTCGTATGGAGGAGGGACTGGAGGAGTAGTGCTGGAAGAGAAGGTTTGGGTCCCGGAGGCagtgaagaagaaggagaagagagaagatAGGGCGGGGATTGACGGCGGCGATGAGAACGCCTTGGTATCGACGCCTGTAAAGACGAGTTTGCAGAGGAAGGGCTCTATGGAGTTCTGGTTGAACGAGAATCAGAAACCGCCGGTTTCCGCTCGTATCGGTCACAGAAAATCAGTTAAATCTAGCCCTGAAG GGGGGAAGTCGCTGGGAGTGTCGAAGCCGAAACGGCACGACACGCTGGAGAGCACGTGGAGGACGATAACGGACGGGCGGTCGATCCCTTTGACGAGACACCTGAAGAAGTCGGACACGTGGGAGACGCACGTGAGGAGGAATGACGAGAACACGCCGCCTCCGAAGTCGAAGGTGAACAAGTCGGAGACGTTCCAGGAGCGGAGCAGCGGGAACTCGCCTTCGCTGGCTCGTTCGTCGGGGTCGGGACGGCTGAGGAAGGAGCCGTCGCTGAGTCAGGACGAGTTGAACCGGCGAGTGGAGGCGTTCATAAAAAAGTTTAACGAGGAAATGAGGCTGCAGAGGCAGGAGTCGTTGAATCAGTACCAGGAGATGGTTAGCCGTGGGGCCCAGCCTCCATTGTCTCActag